A window of the Vibrio pomeroyi genome harbors these coding sequences:
- the zapE gene encoding cell division protein ZapE — MNPIKKYEQDIKEHGFQRDPAQEQAVKSLDELFHQFQDYMNTPIPQLTRFQKLMGKKPELPQPPKGLYFWGGVGRGKTYLMDTFYDALPTTKKMRVHFHRFMYRVHDELKALGNVSDPLPLVADKLKEEADIICFDEFFVSDITDAMILGTLFQELFARNVILVATSNIPPADLYRNGLQRARFLPAIKLIQDNCHILNVDSGIDYRLRTLEQAEIYHYPLDSQANINLEKYYAQLVGEDKEKLKQIEVNHRQLDVVEASDGVLHGTFAQLCQSARSQNDYIELSRVYHTVLLADVLQMGATSDDAARRFIALVDEFYERNVKLIISAEVELEKLYTHGQLEFEFKRCQSRLIEMQSHEYLAKEHLS; from the coding sequence ATGAATCCCATCAAAAAATACGAACAAGATATAAAAGAACATGGATTTCAAAGAGATCCAGCACAAGAGCAAGCAGTTAAATCTTTAGATGAACTCTTTCATCAATTCCAAGATTACATGAATACGCCCATTCCTCAACTGACTCGATTCCAGAAATTAATGGGTAAAAAGCCAGAACTGCCACAGCCACCGAAAGGTCTCTATTTTTGGGGGGGTGTAGGGCGCGGTAAAACTTATCTAATGGATACGTTCTACGATGCTTTACCGACCACTAAAAAAATGCGAGTTCACTTTCACCGCTTTATGTATCGAGTGCATGATGAGTTGAAGGCACTCGGTAACGTCAGTGATCCATTGCCTTTGGTCGCGGATAAATTAAAAGAAGAGGCGGATATTATCTGCTTCGATGAATTCTTTGTTTCTGATATCACGGATGCCATGATCCTAGGAACTTTGTTCCAAGAGTTATTCGCTCGTAACGTTATCTTGGTGGCAACGTCAAACATTCCGCCGGCAGATCTGTATCGCAATGGTTTGCAACGCGCGCGTTTCTTGCCAGCAATTAAGCTGATTCAAGATAACTGCCACATTCTTAATGTTGATAGCGGCATTGATTATCGCCTACGTACCCTAGAGCAGGCTGAAATTTATCATTACCCATTGGATAGCCAAGCGAATATCAACTTAGAAAAATATTACGCACAATTAGTCGGTGAAGATAAAGAGAAGTTGAAACAAATTGAGGTCAATCACCGCCAACTGGATGTCGTTGAAGCGAGTGATGGCGTACTGCATGGTACTTTTGCTCAGCTTTGTCAGTCGGCTCGTAGCCAAAATGACTACATCGAGCTCTCTCGTGTCTACCATACCGTTCTGTTGGCTGATGTACTGCAAATGGGCGCGACTTCAGATGATGCAGCGAGACGCTTTATTGCGTTGGTGGATGAGTTCTACGAGCGTAATGTGAAATTGATTATTTCAGCGGAAGTTGAGCTAGAAAAATTGTATACCCATGGCCAGCTAGAGTTTGAATTTAAACGTTGTCAGTCGCGTCTAATCGAAATGCAGAGCCATGAATATTTGGCAAAAGAACACTTAAGTTAG
- a CDS encoding cytochrome c1, producing the protein MKKWIVILFAMLPSLAMAAGANVPLDKANNDLTDKASLQNGAKMFMNYCFACHSTQYQRYERVANDLEIPVDLMKENLIFDPEAKIGSLMVNAMPSEQAASWFGAPPPDLTLVARVRGADWLYTYLRTFYEDPSRPFGVNNIVFPSVGMPHVLEELQGIPTPIYDTHMVDGEEVTVVVGTETDGSGELSSGEYDEAVRDLVNFLVYSGDPVQLERHAMGWWVMAFLVIFTIIVILLKKEYWRDVH; encoded by the coding sequence ATGAAAAAGTGGATTGTAATTTTATTTGCTATGTTGCCGTCATTGGCGATGGCAGCGGGTGCAAACGTACCATTAGACAAAGCAAACAACGACTTAACAGATAAAGCTTCATTGCAAAATGGCGCTAAGATGTTCATGAACTATTGTTTTGCTTGTCACTCAACGCAGTACCAGCGCTATGAACGTGTTGCGAATGATTTAGAGATCCCAGTTGATCTAATGAAGGAAAACCTGATTTTCGACCCTGAAGCGAAAATCGGTAGCTTGATGGTTAACGCTATGCCTTCAGAGCAAGCGGCAAGTTGGTTTGGTGCGCCGCCACCTGACCTAACTTTGGTTGCTCGTGTTCGTGGTGCAGATTGGCTATACACGTACCTTCGTACTTTCTATGAAGATCCATCACGTCCATTTGGTGTGAACAACATTGTTTTTCCAAGTGTTGGTATGCCGCACGTTCTTGAAGAGCTACAAGGTATCCCGACACCAATCTACGATACTCACATGGTAGATGGTGAAGAGGTAACAGTAGTTGTTGGTACTGAAACTGACGGTTCTGGTGAGCTAAGCTCTGGTGAATACGACGAAGCGGTTCGTGACCTTGTTAACTTTTTGGTTTACTCAGGCGACCCAGTTCAACTTGAGCGTCACGCTATGGGTTGGTGGGTAATGGCCTTCTTAGTCATCTTCACTATCATCGTGATTTTGCTTAAGAAAGAGTATTGGCGTGATGTGCACTAA
- a CDS encoding cytochrome b, whose amino-acid sequence MQGLLDWVEKRIPAMNAYKKHLSEYPMPKNFNFWYLFGSLAMLVLVNQILTGIWLTMNYVPSGDGAFASVEYIMRDVEYGWLLRYMHSTGASAFFVVIYLHMFRGLIYGSYQKPRELLWIFGMLIFLVLMAEAFMGYLLPWGQMSYWGAQVIISLFGAIPVIGDDLTLWIRGDYIISGATLNRFFALHVIALPIVLLLLIVLHVLALHEVGSNNPDGIETKLPKGTMGDDYKTQFPFHKDYTKKYDIIDSIPFHPYGTVKDMVGVAGFLFLFCYVLFFNPEMGGYFLEPPNFEAANPLKTPEHIAPVWYFTPFYAVLRAVPDKLLGVVAMGASIVVLFLLPWFDRCKVRSYRYRSKLHLINIIQFTISFIALGVLGALPATPTYTLLAQIFSLGYFMFFVLLWFYSKNEATKPLPERVTFK is encoded by the coding sequence ATGCAAGGACTATTAGACTGGGTAGAAAAACGTATACCCGCGATGAATGCTTACAAAAAGCACTTATCTGAATACCCAATGCCTAAGAACTTTAACTTTTGGTACCTTTTCGGTTCTTTGGCAATGTTGGTGTTGGTTAACCAAATCCTTACAGGTATTTGGCTGACAATGAACTACGTACCGTCTGGCGACGGTGCATTTGCTTCTGTTGAATACATCATGCGTGATGTGGAATATGGCTGGCTACTACGTTACATGCACTCGACGGGGGCTTCGGCATTCTTCGTTGTTATCTACCTGCACATGTTCCGTGGTCTAATTTACGGTTCTTACCAAAAACCTCGTGAGCTACTTTGGATCTTCGGTATGTTGATCTTCTTAGTGCTTATGGCTGAGGCTTTCATGGGTTACTTACTACCATGGGGTCAAATGTCTTACTGGGGTGCTCAGGTAATCATTTCTCTGTTTGGTGCGATCCCTGTTATCGGTGATGACCTAACGCTTTGGATCCGTGGTGACTACATCATCTCTGGAGCAACGCTGAACCGTTTCTTCGCACTTCACGTTATCGCGCTACCAATTGTTCTTCTGTTGCTTATCGTACTTCACGTACTAGCTCTGCACGAAGTGGGTTCGAACAACCCAGACGGCATCGAGACTAAGCTTCCGAAAGGCACAATGGGCGACGACTACAAAACTCAGTTCCCATTCCACAAGGATTACACTAAGAAATACGACATCATCGACTCTATTCCTTTCCACCCATACGGGACTGTGAAAGATATGGTAGGTGTTGCTGGTTTCCTATTCTTGTTCTGTTATGTGCTGTTCTTTAACCCTGAGATGGGTGGATACTTCCTTGAGCCGCCTAACTTTGAAGCTGCAAACCCACTGAAAACACCAGAGCACATTGCTCCAGTTTGGTACTTCACGCCGTTCTACGCTGTACTTCGTGCTGTTCCTGATAAGCTGCTAGGTGTGGTAGCAATGGGTGCTTCGATTGTTGTGCTATTCCTACTGCCATGGTTCGACCGTTGTAAAGTGCGCTCTTACCGTTACCGTAGCAAACTGCATTTGATTAACATCATCCAATTCACAATAAGCTTTATTGCGCTTGGTGTACTTGGTGCGCTTCCAGCAACGCCAACATACACGCTACTAGCTCAAATCTTTAGCTTAGGTTACTTCATGTTCTTCGTTCTACTGTGGTTCTACAGTAAAAATGAAGCGACGAAACCATTACCAGAAAGGGTGACATTCAAATGA
- the sspA gene encoding stringent starvation protein SspA, with the protein MAVAANKRSVMTLFSSASDMYSHQVRIVLAEKGVSVEVELVDEKNLPAELVELNPYKSVPTLVDRELALYDSKIIMEYLDERFPHPPLMPVYPVARGNSRLMMYRIERNWYSVAEKIVKGNAEESEAARVKLRNDLLTLAPIFAEYEYFMSEEFSLIDCYLAPLLWRLPELGIELIGPGSKELKVYMNRVFERDSFLASLTEAEREMRLVR; encoded by the coding sequence ATGGCTGTAGCTGCCAATAAACGTTCTGTAATGACTCTTTTCTCAAGTGCTTCTGATATGTATAGCCATCAGGTGCGCATCGTTCTTGCTGAAAAAGGCGTAAGTGTTGAAGTTGAGTTGGTTGATGAGAAAAATCTACCAGCAGAGCTTGTTGAACTGAACCCGTACAAATCAGTACCAACTCTTGTTGATCGTGAGCTTGCTCTATATGACTCAAAGATCATCATGGAATACCTAGATGAGCGTTTCCCTCATCCACCATTGATGCCTGTATACCCGGTTGCTCGTGGTAATAGCCGTCTAATGATGTACCGCATTGAGCGTAACTGGTATTCAGTTGCAGAGAAGATCGTTAAAGGCAACGCTGAAGAATCTGAAGCAGCTCGCGTTAAACTACGCAACGACCTACTGACTCTTGCTCCAATCTTCGCTGAGTATGAATACTTCATGAGCGAAGAGTTTAGCCTAATTGATTGCTACCTAGCTCCGCTACTATGGCGTTTACCTGAGCTTGGTATTGAACTGATTGGCCCTGGTTCTAAAGAACTTAAAGTTTACATGAACCGCGTATTTGAACGTGATTCATTCCTAGCTTCTCTAACTGAAGCTGAGCGCGAGATGCGACTCGTTCGCTAA
- the zapG gene encoding Z-ring associated protein ZapG — translation MPWMYAVAGLLVGVILGVAISRLMTPEYKKQKNVQKELDSAKFALEQQRQELADHFAKSAEMLDTLGKDYTKLYQHMEKTSSELIPNLPEQDNPFVKTAAAHSDKSQDKPSIKEATLEEQPKDYANGATGLFTEQKKEIIDAPDVVTAKAS, via the coding sequence ATGCCTTGGATGTATGCCGTTGCCGGTTTACTAGTCGGAGTTATTTTAGGGGTCGCTATTTCTCGTCTTATGACACCTGAATACAAAAAACAAAAGAACGTACAGAAAGAATTGGATAGCGCAAAGTTTGCCCTGGAACAGCAGCGACAAGAGCTGGCTGACCACTTTGCGAAATCAGCAGAAATGTTGGACACCTTAGGTAAGGACTACACGAAACTGTACCAACACATGGAAAAAACAAGCTCAGAGCTGATTCCTAACCTGCCAGAGCAAGACAACCCGTTTGTGAAAACAGCCGCGGCTCATTCGGACAAGTCGCAAGATAAACCTTCAATTAAAGAAGCGACACTTGAGGAACAACCGAAAGATTACGCGAATGGCGCAACCGGTTTATTTACAGAACAGAAGAAAGAGATCATTGATGCTCCTGATGTAGTGACAGCAAAAGCATCATAA
- a CDS encoding Do family serine endopeptidase, which yields MKKPLLALSVLTLSLSSIITPIQATAALPLSVGNEQLPSLAPMLEQVTPAVVSIAVEGKQVQRQQIPEQFQFFFGPEQTRERPFRGLGSGVIIDAKKGHIVTNYHVINGADDIKVKLYDGREYDAELIGGDQMSDIALLKLEKAKNLTQIKVADSDKLRVGDFSVAIGNPFGLGQTVTSGIVSALGRSGLNLENFENFIQTDAAINSGNSGGALVNLNGELIGINTAILGPNGGNVGIGFAIPSNMMKNLTEQILDFGEVKRGMLGVQGGEVTSELAEALGYESSKGAFVSQIVPDSAADKAGLKAGDIIVSINGKRIDTFSELRAKVATLGAGKQIELGVVRDGKSKTFDVTLGESTNNKTQAEKLHEGLAGAELTNTTDSDSATGVKVSSVAQGSPAEAYQLLKDDIIIGVNRQTVKNLAEFREILEKQPGVLALNIQRGDRTIYLVIR from the coding sequence ATGAAAAAACCTTTGCTTGCTTTATCAGTACTGACTTTAAGCTTAAGTTCAATCATCACCCCCATTCAAGCAACGGCCGCACTACCATTAAGTGTGGGTAACGAACAATTACCAAGCCTAGCGCCCATGCTTGAACAAGTGACCCCCGCTGTGGTTAGTATTGCCGTAGAAGGCAAACAGGTACAACGTCAGCAAATCCCTGAACAATTTCAATTCTTTTTTGGTCCCGAACAAACACGAGAGCGCCCATTCCGCGGATTAGGCTCTGGTGTCATCATTGATGCCAAGAAAGGCCACATCGTGACTAACTATCATGTGATTAATGGTGCCGACGATATCAAAGTAAAACTTTATGATGGTCGAGAATACGATGCCGAGCTTATCGGTGGTGACCAGATGTCTGATATCGCACTGCTTAAACTCGAAAAAGCCAAGAACCTTACCCAGATAAAAGTCGCAGACTCAGACAAGCTAAGAGTCGGTGATTTCAGTGTCGCAATTGGTAACCCGTTTGGACTTGGGCAAACCGTGACATCAGGTATTGTTTCTGCGCTCGGTCGCAGCGGCCTGAATCTAGAGAACTTTGAGAACTTCATTCAAACCGATGCAGCAATCAACAGCGGTAACTCTGGTGGCGCACTAGTGAACCTCAACGGTGAACTGATTGGTATCAACACTGCCATTCTTGGCCCTAACGGAGGTAATGTCGGTATCGGCTTTGCAATTCCATCCAATATGATGAAAAACCTGACAGAACAAATCCTCGATTTCGGTGAAGTAAAACGTGGCATGCTTGGTGTTCAAGGCGGAGAAGTGACCTCTGAATTGGCAGAAGCACTAGGTTATGAATCCAGTAAAGGGGCCTTTGTTAGCCAAATTGTACCTGACAGTGCCGCAGACAAAGCAGGCCTGAAAGCGGGCGATATTATTGTCTCTATCAACGGTAAGCGCATTGATACCTTTAGTGAACTGAGAGCCAAAGTGGCAACTCTGGGTGCGGGTAAGCAGATCGAGCTTGGTGTGGTTCGCGATGGAAAGAGTAAGACCTTTGACGTAACTCTTGGTGAATCAACCAACAATAAGACACAAGCTGAAAAACTGCATGAAGGGCTTGCTGGCGCTGAGCTTACCAACACAACAGACAGCGACTCAGCAACAGGCGTGAAGGTGTCAAGTGTTGCTCAAGGCTCACCAGCAGAAGCTTACCAACTTCTTAAAGACGACATCATTATTGGCGTCAATCGCCAAACCGTTAAGAACCTTGCTGAATTTAGAGAGATTCTTGAGAAACAGCCGGGCGTACTAGCGCTAAATATCCAACGTGGCGACAGAACTATCTACCTCGTTATTAGATAG
- a CDS encoding YraN family protein encodes MGLFSRTFLAKPTITHKQVGDKYEAVAKSYLINHGLSLIQENFIAKCGEIDLIMRHNNTIVFAEVKYRKQTRYGHAAEMVTAKKSQKLLKTANVWLMQQGLSVHSTDFRFDIVAIEGPNDNINWIQNAITQG; translated from the coding sequence ATGGGGCTTTTTAGCCGAACGTTCTTGGCGAAACCGACTATCACCCACAAACAGGTGGGTGATAAATACGAGGCCGTGGCAAAATCTTATCTGATTAACCACGGTTTATCGTTAATTCAAGAAAACTTCATAGCAAAATGTGGCGAGATTGATCTTATAATGCGCCATAACAACACGATTGTGTTTGCCGAGGTAAAATACCGCAAGCAAACCCGCTACGGACATGCCGCAGAAATGGTGACAGCCAAGAAGTCACAGAAGCTACTCAAAACAGCTAATGTTTGGCTGATGCAGCAAGGCCTGTCGGTGCACTCTACAGATTTCAGATTTGATATCGTTGCCATTGAAGGGCCGAATGACAATATCAATTGGATTCAAAACGCGATTACCCAAGGATAA
- the rpsI gene encoding 30S ribosomal protein S9 — protein sequence MAENQYYGTGRRKSSAARVFIKPGSGEIVINKRSLDVYFGRPTSRMVVKQPLELVELTEKLDLYITVSGGGISGQAGAIRHGITRALMEYDETLRPALRAAGYVTRDARCVERKKVGLRKARRKPQFSKR from the coding sequence ATGGCAGAGAATCAATACTACGGCACTGGTCGTCGCAAAAGCTCAGCAGCTCGTGTTTTCATCAAACCAGGCTCTGGTGAGATCGTAATCAACAAGCGTAGCCTTGATGTTTACTTCGGTCGTCCAACTTCTCGTATGGTTGTTAAGCAACCGCTTGAGCTAGTTGAACTAACTGAGAAACTTGACCTTTACATCACTGTTTCTGGTGGTGGTATTTCTGGTCAAGCTGGCGCAATCCGCCACGGTATCACTCGCGCTCTTATGGAGTACGATGAAACTCTACGTCCTGCTCTACGTGCAGCTGGCTACGTTACTCGTGACGCTCGTTGCGTTGAACGTAAGAAAGTTGGTCTACGTAAAGCACGTCGTAAACCTCAATTCTCTAAGCGTTAA
- the rplM gene encoding 50S ribosomal protein L13, with protein sequence MKTFVAKPETVKRDWYVVDAEGKTLGRLASEIASRLRGKHKAEYTPHVDTGDYIIVVNAEKVAVTGNKAKGKVYYRHSEFPGGLKTITFEKLIAKKPEMVLELAVKGMLPRGPLGRAMYRKLKVYAGTEHNHVAQQPQVLDI encoded by the coding sequence ATGAAAACTTTCGTTGCTAAACCAGAAACTGTAAAACGCGACTGGTATGTTGTAGACGCTGAAGGCAAAACTCTTGGCCGTCTAGCAAGTGAAATCGCTTCTCGCCTACGCGGCAAGCACAAAGCAGAATACACTCCTCACGTAGACACTGGTGATTACATCATCGTTGTTAACGCTGAGAAAGTTGCTGTAACTGGTAACAAAGCTAAGGGTAAGGTTTACTACCGTCACTCTGAGTTCCCAGGTGGTCTTAAAACTATCACTTTTGAAAAGCTAATTGCTAAGAAACCAGAAATGGTTCTAGAACTAGCAGTTAAAGGTATGCTTCCACGTGGTCCTCTAGGCCGCGCGATGTACCGTAAGCTTAAAGTGTACGCTGGTACTGAGCATAACCATGTTGCTCAACAGCCACAAGTACTAGACATCTAA
- a CDS encoding phosphoheptose isomerase, with amino-acid sequence MLDSIKESFTESIQIQIAAAEALPDAITHAAQAMVATLLNGNKILCCGNGGSASNAQQFVSCLLNRFETERPSLPAMALMADNTTLTAVANDYHYEEIFSKQVRAFGQTGDILLAISTSGNSKNIIKAMEAAVTRDMTIIAFTGKDGGEMAGLLGEHDVEIRIPSHRTARIHEVHMVTLHCLCDLIDQVLFPAHEE; translated from the coding sequence ATGCTAGACAGCATTAAAGAAAGTTTTACAGAAAGTATTCAAATCCAAATTGCGGCTGCAGAAGCACTGCCAGACGCAATCACGCATGCCGCTCAAGCCATGGTTGCGACCTTGCTTAACGGAAACAAAATTCTTTGTTGTGGTAATGGTGGTTCGGCGTCGAATGCTCAGCAATTTGTATCGTGCCTACTTAATCGCTTTGAAACCGAGCGCCCTAGCCTTCCAGCAATGGCGTTAATGGCAGACAACACCACGCTAACGGCAGTTGCTAACGACTACCACTATGAAGAGATCTTCTCTAAGCAGGTACGTGCATTTGGTCAAACTGGCGATATCCTGTTAGCTATATCTACCAGCGGTAACAGCAAGAACATCATCAAGGCAATGGAAGCGGCAGTAACTCGTGACATGACGATCATCGCCTTTACGGGTAAAGATGGTGGTGAAATGGCAGGTTTACTTGGTGAACACGATGTAGAGATTCGTATCCCTTCACACCGTACCGCGCGCATTCATGAAGTACACATGGTGACGCTGCACTGCCTATGTGACCTAATCGATCAAGTACTCTTCCCAGCTCACGAAGAGTGA
- the sspB gene encoding ClpXP protease specificity-enhancing factor, with protein MDISNMTPRRPYMLRAFYDWLVDNELTPHLVVEATLPGVRVPEEFVQDGQIILNIAPRAVGQLELGNEAVTFSARFSGRPHSVIVPLYAVQAIYARENGAGTMFEPEEAYMEAFEEGIEETPFEEPEKGPSLSVATADVDAEEPDSDPEPPRPAKGRPSLRVIK; from the coding sequence ATGGATATTTCAAATATGACACCACGCCGTCCATACATGCTTCGTGCATTTTACGATTGGCTGGTTGATAACGAATTGACTCCTCACCTTGTTGTTGAAGCAACATTACCGGGTGTGAGAGTACCAGAAGAGTTTGTTCAAGATGGTCAGATCATTCTGAACATCGCGCCTCGTGCTGTTGGACAACTTGAACTGGGTAACGAAGCCGTGACGTTTAGTGCACGCTTTAGTGGTCGTCCACACTCTGTGATCGTGCCACTTTACGCAGTACAAGCTATTTACGCTCGTGAGAACGGTGCTGGCACCATGTTTGAACCTGAAGAGGCTTACATGGAAGCGTTTGAAGAAGGGATTGAAGAAACTCCTTTTGAAGAACCAGAAAAAGGCCCATCTTTGAGCGTAGCAACGGCAGACGTAGATGCTGAAGAGCCTGACTCAGATCCTGAGCCACCTCGTCCAGCAAAAGGTCGCCCAAGCCTTCGTGTTATCAAATAA
- the petA gene encoding ubiquinol-cytochrome c reductase iron-sulfur subunit codes for MSNAPLNNGRRRFLTATTAVVGGLGAAAVAVPFIKSWNPSAKAKAAGAPVEVEVSKLEPGQMVRVEWQGKPVWVVRRAESVLENLKSIGGQLRDPQSEAEQQPEYAQNEFRSIKPEFFVAVGFCTHLGCSPTYLPDSFAEQVQGVKSGFFCPCHGSKFDMAGRVFQGVPAPLNLVVPKHMYLSDTKILIGIDEGDA; via the coding sequence ATGAGCAACGCGCCTTTAAATAACGGTCGCAGGCGTTTCTTAACCGCAACAACAGCCGTTGTTGGTGGTTTAGGAGCAGCTGCTGTAGCCGTGCCTTTTATTAAATCATGGAATCCGAGTGCCAAGGCGAAAGCTGCGGGCGCGCCGGTGGAAGTGGAAGTCAGTAAGTTGGAACCGGGACAAATGGTTCGTGTCGAGTGGCAAGGTAAACCTGTATGGGTTGTACGCCGTGCTGAATCGGTATTAGAAAACCTAAAGTCTATCGGTGGTCAACTTCGTGATCCTCAATCTGAAGCTGAACAACAACCTGAATACGCACAGAACGAATTCCGTTCGATTAAGCCGGAATTCTTCGTTGCTGTTGGTTTCTGTACGCACTTAGGTTGTTCTCCAACTTACCTGCCAGATTCTTTTGCAGAACAAGTTCAGGGTGTTAAGTCTGGTTTCTTCTGTCCGTGTCATGGTTCGAAATTTGATATGGCTGGTCGAGTATTCCAAGGCGTACCTGCACCGTTGAACCTTGTTGTGCCAAAGCATATGTATTTAAGCGACACCAAGATCCTTATCGGTATTGACGAGGGAGATGCATAA
- the degS gene encoding outer membrane-stress sensor serine endopeptidase DegS: MLSFLFRSISLGLVSAALILLAFPSLRPAIVSDVTSPKVDNIGSLQISFNQAVRRAAPAVVNIYSRKYAESDRNKLLTQGLGSGVIVSEKGYIITNFHVVAQADQIVVALQDGRVAAAQLVGSDKRTDIAILRVSGDNLPVIPLNPSYKANVGDVVLAIGNPYNLGQTTTFGIISATGRSSISADGHQAFIQTDAAINEGNSGGALVNSQGELVGINTASFQQATDMETYGISFAIPYPLANKIMEKIIADGRVIRGYIGIDGQDINSVTSRLLGTKNIGGIVVLGIDPNGPAADAGFEAQDIIVSINNTQVNGRQSVMDIVTDLRPGTVIDVGILRQGENKTLKVTIAEDTRL, encoded by the coding sequence ATGCTGTCCTTTCTATTTCGTTCTATTTCCCTTGGACTTGTTTCAGCGGCGCTTATTCTTCTTGCATTTCCAAGCTTGAGACCCGCTATTGTTTCTGATGTTACCAGCCCTAAGGTGGACAACATCGGTTCACTTCAGATTTCATTTAACCAAGCTGTACGCCGCGCGGCACCAGCAGTGGTTAACATTTATAGCCGAAAATACGCAGAAAGCGATCGCAACAAACTACTGACTCAAGGTTTGGGTTCAGGGGTAATTGTCAGCGAAAAAGGCTATATCATTACCAACTTCCACGTGGTTGCTCAAGCTGACCAAATCGTAGTGGCACTTCAAGATGGCCGAGTCGCTGCTGCACAACTTGTCGGTTCAGACAAGCGCACCGATATCGCGATACTGAGAGTCAGCGGTGACAATCTACCCGTAATCCCATTAAACCCAAGCTACAAAGCCAATGTCGGTGATGTGGTACTGGCGATCGGTAACCCATATAACCTAGGTCAAACGACTACCTTTGGCATCATCTCCGCAACCGGCCGCTCTTCGATCAGTGCAGATGGACATCAAGCCTTTATCCAAACCGATGCGGCAATCAATGAAGGTAACTCTGGTGGTGCACTGGTTAATTCACAAGGTGAGTTAGTTGGCATCAACACCGCTTCTTTCCAGCAAGCTACGGATATGGAAACCTACGGAATCTCGTTTGCTATTCCTTACCCACTGGCTAATAAAATCATGGAGAAGATCATCGCTGATGGTCGTGTGATTCGTGGTTATATCGGTATCGACGGACAAGACATCAATTCAGTCACGTCACGTTTACTTGGTACTAAGAATATCGGCGGGATTGTTGTACTGGGTATAGACCCGAACGGGCCTGCAGCTGATGCAGGCTTTGAAGCGCAAGATATCATCGTTAGCATCAACAACACCCAAGTTAATGGACGTCAGAGCGTGATGGATATTGTTACTGATTTACGTCCGGGTACGGTTATTGATGTCGGTATTCTGCGCCAAGGTGAGAACAAGACGCTTAAGGTCACCATCGCTGAAGATACTCGTTTGTAG
- a CDS encoding BON domain-containing protein, protein MKSLTSMRLFKLISVSLLTLSLSGCAGIFIAGAATTANLVTDTRTTKEIWNDNNIEFEVAAITNKQPYRGNVRITASSYRGSVVLMGQATTDAERRAFESQAKDVAGVESIHNQVRVKQPLSISAISNDSWITTKVKSALLANAELNGIKVKVITEDSEVFLLGLVSREHADIATEVARNVSGVKQVIRAFEYGEEETAVN, encoded by the coding sequence ATGAAATCATTAACCTCTATGAGGCTGTTTAAGCTGATTAGTGTTTCGCTACTTACACTGTCCCTATCTGGTTGTGCTGGCATTTTCATTGCTGGTGCAGCAACTACTGCAAATCTAGTCACGGACACTCGAACCACCAAAGAAATTTGGAACGACAACAACATCGAATTTGAAGTCGCGGCCATCACCAACAAACAACCTTACCGTGGCAATGTTCGCATCACAGCGAGCTCTTACCGAGGTTCAGTTGTACTGATGGGACAAGCGACCACAGACGCCGAGCGCCGTGCTTTTGAAAGCCAAGCTAAAGATGTAGCTGGTGTAGAGAGCATCCACAATCAGGTTCGAGTTAAACAACCATTGTCGATCAGTGCCATCAGTAACGACAGCTGGATTACTACTAAGGTGAAATCTGCACTACTGGCTAATGCTGAACTGAATGGTATTAAAGTGAAGGTAATTACTGAGGATTCAGAAGTATTCCTGCTTGGATTAGTTTCTCGTGAGCATGCGGATATCGCAACCGAAGTAGCTCGCAATGTCTCCGGTGTAAAACAGGTGATCCGTGCGTTTGAATATGGTGAAGAAGAGACTGCCGTTAACTAG